One part of the Paenibacillus silvisoli genome encodes these proteins:
- a CDS encoding DHA2 family efflux MFS transporter permease subunit, which translates to MTSMVSQTLRRGPIMASLLIAAFVALLSQTVLNVALPKMMEDLNVNESTIQWLSNGYMLVNGVLVPVSAFLFNRFSTRKLFLVASTLFAIGTIICGFSGDFGTLLSGRLVQAVGAGILMPLMSVVVLTIFPVEERGKAMGMMGIAMIFAPAIGPTMSGWVVEHYDWHVLFYIIMPLAILAVVFGAISMKDVIKTSNPKLDTLGVILSTIGFGGLLYGFSDAGSDGWDSPVVVWCLAVGAISLLLFVVRSLRVEKPLLELHVFKYWMFSLTTLINAIITMAMFSGMILLPIFLQNIRGFTPLESGLLLLPGAILMGIMSPITGIIFDKVGARWLSVVGLIITTITTYEFSHLTADTTYNHMMLMYTLRMFGMSMLMMPIQTAGMNQLPRRLNAHGSAMSQTLRNVSGALGTAILVTLMTNKSASHAKELIIAGQIDPADKTKMAEVTQTAMIYGINHSFIVATWLSVTALVLAFFIRKVKPHEEPAANAPAPAAATAE; encoded by the coding sequence ATGACTAGTATGGTCAGCCAAACGCTGCGCAGAGGCCCGATTATGGCTTCCCTGCTCATTGCGGCCTTCGTGGCGCTGCTCAGCCAAACCGTATTAAACGTCGCTTTGCCCAAAATGATGGAAGACCTGAACGTGAACGAAAGCACGATCCAGTGGCTCTCCAACGGCTACATGCTCGTGAACGGCGTGCTCGTTCCGGTCAGCGCCTTTCTGTTTAACCGCTTCTCCACGCGCAAGCTGTTTCTCGTCGCATCTACGCTGTTTGCCATCGGCACGATCATATGCGGCTTCTCCGGCGACTTCGGCACGCTGCTTTCCGGACGTCTCGTGCAGGCTGTCGGCGCAGGTATCTTAATGCCGCTGATGTCCGTCGTCGTCCTGACCATCTTCCCGGTGGAAGAGCGCGGCAAAGCGATGGGCATGATGGGTATCGCCATGATTTTCGCACCGGCCATCGGACCGACCATGTCCGGTTGGGTCGTCGAGCACTACGATTGGCATGTCCTGTTCTATATCATTATGCCGCTCGCGATTCTAGCCGTTGTCTTCGGTGCCATCTCCATGAAGGACGTCATTAAGACAAGCAATCCAAAGCTCGATACTCTAGGCGTCATCCTTTCCACTATCGGCTTCGGCGGCCTGCTGTACGGCTTCAGCGACGCCGGCTCTGACGGCTGGGATAGCCCGGTCGTCGTCTGGTGTCTCGCCGTAGGCGCCATTTCCCTGCTGCTCTTCGTCGTCCGCTCGTTACGGGTCGAGAAGCCGCTGCTTGAGCTGCATGTGTTCAAGTACTGGATGTTCTCCCTGACGACGTTGATTAATGCCATCATTACGATGGCGATGTTCTCGGGGATGATTTTGCTGCCGATCTTCCTGCAAAATATCCGCGGCTTTACGCCGCTCGAATCCGGCCTTCTGCTGCTGCCCGGCGCGATTCTGATGGGCATCATGTCCCCGATTACGGGCATAATTTTCGATAAAGTAGGCGCGCGCTGGCTGTCGGTTGTCGGCTTGATCATTACGACGATCACGACGTACGAATTCAGCCATCTCACGGCGGATACGACGTACAACCATATGATGCTGATGTACACGCTCCGCATGTTCGGGATGTCCATGCTCATGATGCCGATCCAGACCGCCGGCATGAACCAGCTGCCGCGCCGCCTGAACGCGCATGGGTCCGCGATGTCGCAGACGCTTCGTAACGTGTCGGGCGCGCTCGGCACCGCGATTCTGGTGACGCTAATGACCAACAAGTCGGCGTCGCATGCGAAAGAATTGATCATCGCCGGCCAGATCGACCCGGCTGACAAGACTAAGATGGCCGAGGTCACGCAAACCGCGATGATTTACGGCATCAACCACTCCTTCATCGTGGCTACCTGGCTGTCGGTCACAGCGCTCGTGCTCGCGTTCTTCATCCGCAAGGTGAAGCCGCATGAAGAGCCCGCAGCGAACGCACCGGCTCCTGCTGCCGCCACAGCCGAATAA
- a CDS encoding MarR family winged helix-turn-helix transcriptional regulator gives MSEEQRILQIFQSYREVNQEFFRVMKKVAQKHNLTPLQLIVLRILNRHPAIRLSELAEKVSLGNSTTSGIVDRMVKADLVSRERTEADRRAMTLTLTEKGKRLWEASDSTRIMMFQPLLGLPEEDQEQFLRIQNEILHILRQVREDETSHD, from the coding sequence TTGAGCGAAGAACAACGTATACTGCAAATTTTTCAAAGCTACCGCGAGGTGAACCAAGAATTTTTCCGCGTCATGAAGAAGGTCGCCCAGAAGCATAATCTTACGCCGCTTCAGCTGATCGTGCTCCGCATCTTAAACCGGCATCCGGCGATCCGGCTGTCCGAGCTGGCGGAGAAGGTGAGTCTCGGCAACAGCACGACCAGCGGCATCGTCGATCGGATGGTCAAGGCGGACCTCGTCTCCAGGGAGCGTACAGAGGCCGACCGGAGAGCGATGACGCTCACGCTTACGGAAAAAGGAAAGCGGCTGTGGGAAGCGTCCGACAGCACTCGCATTATGATGTTTCAGCCTCTGCTCGGCCTGCCCGAGGAGGACCAAGAGCAGTTCCTTCGTATTCAGAACGAAATTTTACACATCTTAAGACAAGTAAGAGAGGATGAGACTTCACATGACTAG
- a CDS encoding bifunctional 2',3'-cyclic-nucleotide 2'-phosphodiesterase/3'-nucleotidase, giving the protein MRKPHSTKIVAATLTAGMLVMPFSQLVSADAASSTMKLSIMETTDVHTNLMSYDYYKDAAAPTVGLARTSNLIKEVRAEAKNTFLVDNGDLIQGTPLGTYKAKVQPLKEGEIHPVYKAMNLMGYDVATLGNHEFNYGLDYLNQAIKGAKFPYISANVYVDDHDANPDNDKNKFEPYKIIEKKYTDEAGVEQTLKIGVIGFVPPQIMDWDKASLEGNVITKDIVETAEKFIPEMKAQGADIIIAMAHTGFNGNAQAHVKAEDAVLPLSLVPGIDAITFSHTHKVFPAADEKSLDALFKDASGNVLPGVDNAKGTINGVPAVQAGYGGSNLGLIDLTLEKQDGKWKVVGSQSSTKSIYDKNAKAPLVEEDPAIVDAVKADHEATIAYANNPIGTTTAPIHSYFALVQDDPSVQIVTNAQKWYAEQYVKDNLPQYKDTPILSVGAPFKAGRNGVEEFTEIKKGPLAIKSAGDLYLYDNTLKAILVKGSVVKEWLEMSAGKFNQIDPSKKEEQTLLNPSFPVYNFDVIDGVTYQVDVTKPAKYKVDGTVANADSSRIANLKYNGKPVDPNQDFIVVTNNYRASGGGNFPGVKGSKYVIDSTEENRQILMDYITENKEINPSIDNNWSIAPIFGDVNVTFASSPKADAYAKETGNIRYLDKTDDKGFGIFSINLNKSFRDVPASHWAYPAIQRLAAKQIVQGKNDTDFDPSAQVTRAEFASMLVNALKLKANGTATAATFKDVPAASWYANAVSAAYDNGLVKGISKDQFAPGASITREQMAVMAKNALDLAAAGAAQEQAAEAPAFADSSLISAWAKSSIDAVAGKGIMNGRGGGKFVPKATSTRAEAAKVIDLLMTNAEATAAAAAK; this is encoded by the coding sequence ATGCGTAAACCACATTCGACGAAAATTGTCGCAGCAACATTGACCGCAGGTATGCTTGTTATGCCGTTCAGCCAACTTGTTTCTGCCGATGCAGCCAGCTCTACGATGAAGCTGAGCATTATGGAGACGACGGACGTGCATACGAACCTGATGTCTTATGACTACTACAAGGATGCTGCGGCGCCGACGGTCGGATTGGCCAGAACCTCCAACCTCATTAAAGAGGTGCGCGCGGAGGCGAAAAACACGTTTCTTGTCGACAACGGCGACTTGATTCAAGGCACGCCGCTCGGTACGTATAAAGCGAAGGTTCAGCCGCTTAAAGAAGGCGAAATCCACCCGGTTTACAAAGCGATGAACCTGATGGGCTACGACGTCGCCACGCTCGGCAACCATGAGTTCAACTATGGTTTGGATTACTTGAACCAAGCGATCAAAGGCGCGAAATTCCCTTATATTTCGGCAAACGTGTATGTGGATGACCATGATGCGAACCCCGATAACGACAAAAATAAATTCGAGCCTTACAAAATTATCGAGAAAAAGTATACAGACGAAGCCGGCGTCGAACAAACGCTGAAGATCGGCGTAATCGGCTTTGTGCCTCCCCAAATCATGGACTGGGACAAAGCGTCGCTTGAAGGCAACGTCATTACGAAGGATATCGTCGAAACAGCCGAGAAATTCATCCCTGAAATGAAGGCGCAAGGCGCGGACATCATTATCGCGATGGCGCACACCGGCTTTAACGGAAACGCGCAGGCGCATGTGAAAGCGGAAGACGCGGTTTTGCCGCTCAGCCTTGTGCCAGGCATTGACGCCATCACGTTCTCGCATACGCACAAAGTGTTCCCGGCCGCCGATGAGAAGTCGCTGGACGCGCTGTTCAAGGATGCATCCGGCAACGTATTGCCAGGCGTCGACAATGCCAAGGGCACGATTAACGGCGTGCCGGCCGTTCAAGCAGGCTACGGCGGCAGCAACCTCGGCCTCATTGATTTGACGCTCGAGAAGCAGGACGGCAAGTGGAAGGTGGTCGGTTCCCAATCGTCCACGAAATCGATCTATGACAAGAACGCGAAGGCTCCTCTGGTAGAAGAAGATCCGGCGATTGTCGACGCCGTGAAGGCCGATCACGAAGCAACGATTGCGTACGCGAACAATCCGATCGGGACGACGACCGCGCCGATTCACAGCTATTTTGCCCTGGTGCAGGACGATCCATCGGTTCAAATTGTAACCAACGCGCAGAAATGGTACGCCGAGCAGTACGTGAAGGACAACCTGCCGCAGTACAAAGATACGCCGATTCTATCGGTTGGCGCGCCTTTTAAAGCCGGCCGCAACGGCGTCGAGGAGTTTACGGAAATCAAGAAAGGCCCGCTTGCGATCAAGAGCGCCGGCGATCTGTACCTGTACGACAACACGCTGAAAGCCATCCTGGTCAAAGGCTCGGTCGTGAAAGAATGGCTGGAGATGTCCGCAGGCAAGTTCAATCAGATCGATCCTTCCAAGAAGGAAGAGCAAACACTGTTGAACCCAAGCTTCCCGGTCTATAACTTCGATGTCATCGACGGCGTGACGTACCAGGTCGACGTAACGAAGCCGGCGAAGTACAAGGTGGACGGCACGGTGGCGAACGCCGATTCCAGCCGGATCGCGAATTTGAAGTACAACGGCAAGCCGGTTGACCCGAACCAAGATTTCATCGTGGTGACGAACAACTACCGCGCCAGCGGCGGCGGTAACTTCCCTGGCGTCAAAGGCAGCAAGTATGTGATCGACTCGACGGAAGAGAACCGCCAAATCTTGATGGATTACATCACGGAAAATAAAGAGATCAACCCGTCGATCGACAACAACTGGTCGATCGCGCCGATCTTCGGCGACGTGAACGTAACGTTCGCTTCCTCGCCGAAGGCAGACGCGTACGCGAAGGAAACCGGCAATATCCGCTACCTGGATAAAACCGACGACAAAGGCTTCGGCATCTTCTCGATCAACCTGAACAAATCGTTCCGCGACGTGCCGGCATCGCACTGGGCTTACCCGGCGATTCAGCGTCTGGCCGCGAAGCAAATCGTGCAAGGCAAGAACGACACCGATTTCGATCCAAGCGCGCAAGTGACGCGCGCGGAGTTTGCAAGCATGCTCGTGAACGCATTGAAGCTGAAGGCAAACGGCACGGCGACTGCGGCGACGTTCAAGGACGTCCCGGCAGCCAGCTGGTATGCGAACGCGGTTTCCGCAGCGTATGACAACGGCTTGGTTAAAGGCATAAGCAAGGATCAATTCGCCCCTGGCGCGAGCATCACGCGCGAGCAAATGGCCGTCATGGCGAAGAACGCGCTGGATCTGGCGGCAGCGGGCGCGGCGCAAGAGCAGGCTGCGGAAGCTCCTGCATTCGCGGATAGCAGCTTGATCAGCGCATGGGCGAAATCCAGCATTGACGCGGTAGCAGGCAAAGGCATCATGAACGGCCGCGGCGGCGGCAAGTTCGTGCCGAAGGCGACGTCGACGCGCGCGGAAGCGGCGAAGGTTATCGATTTGCTGATGACGAACGCGGAAGCGACCGCTGCTGCGGCGGCGAAATAA
- a CDS encoding response regulator transcription factor — translation MKVVIVDDHPLVRRGLASILTCDGSMEILGEAAGRIEALQLLQTGKPDLALIDLRLGKESGLDLIAEAQLLGMDCKFAVLTSSVEEDDFMRAKEIGVDGYLLKEALPEELIHALRIIGKGRKYYDPGIYDFIMRPEKPLEEDSLLTPKEKEVLIELGKGRSNKEISQFLYITEYTVKKHVSQILAKLGLEARTQAALYANAKGLVTYNVQ, via the coding sequence ATGAAGGTTGTCATCGTGGACGATCATCCCCTTGTACGAAGAGGCTTGGCGTCGATTCTGACCTGCGACGGCTCGATGGAGATTCTCGGCGAAGCGGCGGGCCGCATCGAAGCGCTTCAGCTGCTGCAAACCGGAAAGCCGGATCTGGCGTTAATCGATTTGCGCTTGGGCAAGGAATCCGGGCTCGATTTAATCGCGGAGGCGCAGCTGCTCGGCATGGACTGTAAGTTTGCCGTACTCACCTCGTCGGTGGAGGAGGACGACTTCATGCGGGCGAAGGAAATCGGCGTCGATGGCTACTTATTGAAGGAAGCGTTGCCGGAGGAGCTCATTCATGCGCTGCGAATCATCGGCAAAGGCCGCAAATATTACGATCCGGGCATTTATGATTTCATCATGCGGCCGGAGAAACCGCTAGAAGAGGACTCGCTGCTGACGCCAAAGGAAAAGGAAGTGCTGATCGAGCTTGGCAAAGGCCGTTCCAATAAAGAGATTTCGCAATTTCTCTATATCACGGAGTACACGGTTAAGAAGCACGTGAGCCAAATTCTCGCTAAGCTCGGTCTGGAAGCCCGCACGCAGGCGGCTTTGTACGCCAATGCCAAGGGGCTTGTTACTTATAATGTCCAATAA
- a CDS encoding sensor histidine kinase, with product MIKHTLKASQRLLLSLKGPSSIGKLVLLYRYASLMLTSVFYLLEPQSTLLLKGGVILSVAVAARIVTDLQRKYDANPMLQKSIVLTETIGLTLLLIPTGGISSPFIWYALNPVLVAASFLSSSFCWGTLAFYLVTATAIANRLFHTGPILATIEANSYIYLVCFLTTLLTRLFADLTKQLDAKAALLHQQQLELLLINQKLSGTNDKYQHTLEQMMTLYRVMESFSSQKSAAKLVQEVTSSLMKCTQSDAAFFWLNDLHHQKEHFENQTDNPRLEALIKEDWSKLRGKSGTIGWLFHEEKYALRIIRTSSHTGILGMRTANAIPAGNRLDLNRPLEFLSQLSETMLERMHMDLIMDQMLVTEEQNRIANDIHDSVSQRLFGISCSLHSLQVKGPGLKQEQLNEEYRFLSQSANTTLKELRSAIYRLSSVKKGEMPFIVQLKRFLDEHAKLNQIRVDYQIAGDEAFMIPSLKQAVYRMICEACGNAVRHGHCSRVEVSLTISENKTVLAIHDNGVGIQTERTETNREKGIGLINMRAMVNAFHGKFSIKTSKGRGTDLFAEIPNGVLRNRQEVAGII from the coding sequence ATGATCAAGCATACGCTAAAAGCTAGCCAAAGGCTTCTTCTCTCCTTGAAGGGGCCTTCCAGTATCGGTAAACTGGTCCTGCTGTACCGGTACGCATCGCTGATGCTCACTTCCGTTTTCTATTTGCTGGAGCCGCAGTCGACGCTGCTGCTGAAGGGCGGCGTCATCCTTTCGGTAGCCGTGGCCGCCCGAATCGTCACCGATCTGCAGCGGAAATACGACGCCAACCCGATGCTCCAAAAGTCCATCGTGCTGACGGAGACGATCGGCCTGACGCTGCTGCTGATTCCGACAGGCGGCATCTCCAGCCCGTTCATCTGGTATGCGCTTAATCCGGTGCTGGTCGCGGCCAGCTTCCTAAGCTCCTCGTTTTGCTGGGGAACGCTCGCCTTCTATCTCGTTACGGCGACCGCCATCGCTAATCGCCTATTTCATACCGGGCCTATCTTGGCGACAATCGAGGCGAACTCCTACATCTATTTGGTCTGTTTCTTGACGACTCTGCTTACCCGATTGTTCGCGGACCTGACGAAGCAGCTCGATGCCAAAGCCGCCCTCCTGCATCAACAGCAGCTCGAACTGCTCCTCATCAACCAGAAGCTTTCCGGCACGAATGACAAGTATCAGCATACCCTTGAGCAGATGATGACCTTGTACCGTGTCATGGAATCGTTCTCTTCCCAGAAGAGCGCAGCTAAGCTTGTCCAGGAAGTTACCTCTTCCTTGATGAAATGCACGCAGAGCGATGCCGCGTTTTTTTGGCTCAACGATCTTCATCATCAGAAGGAGCACTTCGAGAACCAGACGGACAACCCCCGGCTGGAGGCGCTTATTAAAGAAGACTGGAGCAAGCTTCGCGGCAAAAGCGGCACGATCGGCTGGCTATTCCACGAGGAGAAGTATGCGCTCCGAATCATTCGAACGTCCAGCCACACCGGTATCTTGGGCATGAGGACGGCGAACGCCATCCCTGCCGGAAATCGGCTTGATCTGAACCGACCGCTTGAATTTCTTTCCCAATTAAGCGAGACGATGCTGGAACGGATGCATATGGACCTCATCATGGATCAAATGCTCGTCACGGAAGAGCAGAATCGGATCGCCAATGACATTCACGACAGCGTATCGCAGCGGTTGTTCGGCATCTCCTGCTCGCTGCACAGCTTGCAGGTGAAAGGCCCCGGCTTGAAGCAGGAGCAGCTGAACGAGGAATACCGCTTCCTCTCGCAGTCCGCCAATACGACGCTGAAAGAGCTGCGGTCGGCCATCTACCGGCTAAGCTCCGTGAAGAAGGGCGAGATGCCGTTTATCGTGCAGCTGAAACGATTTTTGGACGAGCATGCCAAGCTGAATCAAATCCGGGTCGACTACCAGATTGCGGGCGACGAAGCCTTTATGATCCCGTCCTTGAAGCAGGCCGTCTACCGGATGATCTGCGAAGCGTGCGGAAATGCCGTTCGTCATGGCCATTGCAGCCGGGTCGAAGTAAGCCTCACCATCTCGGAAAATAAGACGGTACTCGCCATCCACGATAACGGGGTCGGCATCCAGACGGAGCGAACCGAAACGAATCGGGAGAAGGGTATCGGTTTAATCAATATGCGAGCGATGGTCAACGCGTTCCATGGCAAATTTTCGATCAAAACGTCCAAAGGACGGGGAACGGATCTATTCGCGGAGATTCCAAACGGAGTTCTCCGCAATCGACAGGAGGTGGCGGGAATCATATGA
- a CDS encoding DUF5305 family protein: MMKHRKLIFSAIANLLVFSAAIAAYSLNTPGTSSRTIEYPAQIQTGYDYKAVVTPNILYPDGGTVEAGRYIFPTITTSIPVHLKSTVTAGQEVTIKGTHAAELIIGAGEMWEKRFPLEQEQSIQQKGALVPLIDTTFTIDMEQVKGFILQVERETGIRSAIYTLDIAPNIKGTLDYAGIASAINVTDKLSFRFSFDQIERTSETTFNAAIPLSKTEVATNTFPAFGSELPLGSVRLASSAISAALLLALVLLHLSGAAERRSQPKSSAVDNIQRKYGSRVIPVTQKLNTAQKSILSLDSFTSIVKIADEKELPIFSFNDYMGERVTYFVVDGDCLYNFETSSRSERASGAKKGAAHDQAYAKS; this comes from the coding sequence ATGATGAAGCACCGTAAGCTCATCTTCAGCGCTATCGCGAATCTCCTCGTATTCTCGGCTGCAATCGCGGCCTATTCCTTGAATACGCCGGGAACCAGCAGCCGCACGATTGAATATCCCGCCCAGATTCAGACGGGCTATGACTATAAAGCCGTCGTCACGCCTAATATCCTCTATCCCGACGGAGGAACGGTCGAGGCCGGACGGTATATTTTTCCGACTATTACAACCTCCATCCCGGTTCATCTGAAATCTACCGTCACGGCCGGGCAGGAGGTCACCATCAAAGGAACGCATGCCGCCGAATTAATTATTGGGGCCGGCGAGATGTGGGAGAAGCGGTTCCCGCTGGAGCAGGAGCAGTCGATCCAACAGAAAGGAGCGCTTGTGCCGCTCATCGACACGACCTTCACGATCGATATGGAGCAAGTGAAAGGGTTCATTCTGCAGGTCGAGCGGGAAACGGGCATTCGTTCGGCTATCTATACGCTGGACATCGCGCCGAATATTAAAGGTACCTTGGACTATGCGGGAATTGCTTCGGCCATTAACGTAACGGACAAGCTGAGCTTCCGCTTCTCCTTCGATCAGATCGAACGGACCAGCGAGACGACGTTCAACGCAGCCATTCCGCTCTCGAAGACGGAGGTTGCGACGAATACGTTTCCGGCCTTTGGCTCGGAGCTGCCGCTCGGATCGGTCCGGCTTGCGAGCAGCGCCATTTCCGCTGCCCTGCTGCTAGCCTTGGTTCTCTTGCACTTATCGGGCGCTGCCGAGCGCCGCTCGCAGCCAAAAAGCTCCGCCGTCGACAACATCCAGCGCAAGTACGGCAGCCGGGTCATTCCGGTCACTCAGAAGCTGAATACGGCGCAAAAATCGATTCTCTCGCTCGATTCCTTCACATCCATCGTTAAAATCGCCGACGAGAAGGAGCTGCCGATCTTCTCCTTCAACGATTACATGGGCGAGCGCGTAACGTATTTTGTCGTGGACGGAGACTGCTTATATAACTTCGAGACAAGCAGCCGCAGCGAACGGGCATCCGGCGCGAAAAAAGGAGCCGCACATGATCAAGCATACGCTAAAAGCTAG
- a CDS encoding signal peptidase I, with protein MRKARLLFNIVLVAIVLCTLIASVGAAVTKKPVLLTIIQSDSMVPVWQRGDMVIIENMSKQSEVRPGDIVFFKTKDDNLSSKGWIAHRIISGDPTAGYITKGDANEFTDQVTNQIGPIQREWIAGRAVTMNGKALVIPKIGYLSLWVGKYQSNPYILPIVAVVLAALIGIGELKSGPKRKKKASGLELQFIYMLGGITISMIVGGTMLAASQKVKLDYEVSAMSQVENTEGGGSVLEAGEVITKPLSDLSNTGFFPLIGTITSNDGQIQFSHKQLMLPKGQTANATYTVTAKTPGTYKSEIRVGLFYPLLPGALIYWLAAVNYWLALLTVALLPGLPLMAYPFLDGGMRRRLLKAFRKKKRKLQTTLSFSA; from the coding sequence ATGCGGAAAGCGAGACTGCTATTCAATATCGTGCTGGTCGCGATCGTGCTTTGCACGTTGATCGCTTCCGTCGGAGCCGCCGTCACGAAGAAGCCGGTTCTGTTAACCATCATTCAGTCGGATAGCATGGTTCCCGTCTGGCAGCGGGGGGACATGGTCATTATAGAGAACATGAGCAAGCAGTCGGAGGTTCGCCCGGGCGACATCGTCTTCTTCAAAACGAAAGACGATAACCTGTCGTCCAAAGGCTGGATCGCTCATCGCATCATCAGCGGCGACCCGACGGCCGGCTATATAACGAAAGGCGATGCGAATGAATTTACCGACCAGGTGACGAACCAGATCGGACCGATTCAGCGGGAATGGATTGCTGGCCGGGCGGTAACGATGAACGGAAAGGCGCTCGTCATTCCTAAGATTGGTTATTTGTCGTTATGGGTCGGCAAGTACCAAAGCAATCCGTACATCCTTCCAATCGTGGCGGTCGTCTTGGCGGCGCTGATCGGAATCGGCGAATTGAAATCCGGGCCGAAACGGAAAAAGAAAGCGAGCGGGCTTGAGCTGCAGTTCATTTATATGCTAGGCGGAATTACCATCTCCATGATCGTAGGCGGGACGATGCTCGCGGCTTCGCAGAAGGTGAAATTGGACTATGAGGTCTCTGCGATGAGCCAAGTAGAGAATACGGAGGGCGGCGGCAGCGTGCTGGAGGCGGGGGAGGTCATTACGAAGCCGTTGTCCGACTTAAGCAATACAGGCTTCTTTCCGCTCATCGGCACGATTACTTCAAATGACGGACAAATACAATTCAGCCACAAGCAGCTGATGCTGCCTAAGGGTCAAACGGCCAACGCGACATATACCGTAACGGCGAAGACCCCGGGTACCTACAAATCCGAGATTCGCGTCGGATTGTTCTATCCGCTTCTTCCGGGGGCGTTGATCTACTGGCTCGCGGCGGTTAATTATTGGCTTGCGTTACTAACGGTGGCGCTGCTGCCCGGATTGCCGTTAATGGCGTATCCGTTTCTGGACGGCGGGATGAGAAGACGTCTGTTGAAAGCGTTTCGGAAGAAGAAACGAAAGCTGCAAACGACGCTGTCGTTTAGTGCATAG
- a CDS encoding TetR/AcrR family transcriptional regulator, which yields MTDRKDGEKQSFITEARRSQIMNAAIATLDEIGYVNASLAQIAKRAGISTALISYHFKDKNDLMDHTLMMLLEESSAYVLERTAKAGTALERLHAYISASVAYQGTRPMHNTALIEIVFHARTPENVPYYKLGDTDDDPMVALLKQILCDGQANGEFRADFNVLVMASVIQGAIGEYLANANLIAEVDLETYSAELARTFDRAIVATS from the coding sequence ATGACTGACCGGAAGGACGGCGAGAAGCAATCGTTCATTACCGAAGCCCGACGCTCGCAAATCATGAACGCGGCGATCGCCACGCTCGACGAGATCGGCTACGTGAACGCCAGCCTCGCCCAAATCGCCAAACGCGCGGGCATTAGCACCGCGCTCATTTCGTATCATTTTAAAGACAAGAACGACCTGATGGACCATACGCTCATGATGCTGCTTGAAGAGTCGTCCGCTTATGTGCTTGAACGCACGGCCAAGGCCGGTACCGCTCTCGAGAGGCTTCATGCCTACATCAGCGCCAGCGTCGCCTATCAAGGCACGCGCCCGATGCACAACACCGCGCTCATCGAAATCGTGTTCCACGCGCGAACGCCGGAGAACGTCCCTTACTACAAGCTGGGCGACACGGATGACGACCCGATGGTCGCCTTGCTCAAGCAAATCTTGTGCGACGGCCAAGCAAACGGTGAATTCCGCGCCGACTTCAACGTGCTCGTTATGGCGAGCGTCATCCAAGGCGCGATCGGCGAATATTTGGCCAATGCGAACCTGATTGCCGAGGTTGATCTCGAGACGTACAGCGCCGAGCTCGCTCGTACCTTCGATCGGGCGATTGTCGCGACTTCATAA
- a CDS encoding VOC family protein: protein MVNNRSVPANLVLPHLYYEHVEEALHFLIRTFGFTEYYRFALPDGRLHGAMLYRGEAWVMLKSLGRHCASPASLGATTQSMMVFVDDVEAHYRHSQSAGAQIAEELIETEYGEKHYATLDIEGHLWQFAQHVNDVHPTEWGASMADPAE, encoded by the coding sequence ATGGTTAATAATCGTTCCGTACCGGCCAATCTTGTCCTGCCGCACCTGTATTACGAGCACGTAGAGGAGGCGCTGCACTTCCTGATCCGTACCTTCGGGTTCACCGAGTATTACCGATTCGCGCTGCCGGATGGCCGGCTGCACGGCGCCATGCTGTACCGCGGCGAGGCGTGGGTGATGTTAAAGAGTCTTGGCCGTCACTGTGCGAGTCCGGCTTCGCTCGGCGCGACGACACAATCGATGATGGTTTTCGTCGACGACGTGGAAGCCCATTATAGGCACTCGCAATCGGCCGGCGCGCAAATCGCGGAAGAGCTGATCGAGACCGAGTACGGTGAAAAACACTATGCGACGCTGGACATCGAGGGCCATCTCTGGCAGTTCGCGCAGCATGTCAACGATGTACATCCAACGGAATGGGGCGCCTCCATGGCCGATCCAGCCGAATAA
- a CDS encoding GNAT family N-acetyltransferase — MTVKNGGCFYQVVDIAVDPEHQGKGYGKLIMSELMTYMDGHAPRGAYISLIADVPADRLYSKFGFAYTSPSSVGMYKKYPL; from the coding sequence ATGACTGTTAAGAACGGCGGCTGCTTTTATCAGGTCGTCGATATTGCCGTCGACCCGGAGCACCAAGGCAAGGGCTACGGCAAACTAATCATGTCCGAGCTAATGACTTATATGGATGGGCATGCGCCGCGGGGAGCGTACATCAGCTTGATCGCGGATGTGCCCGCGGACAGGCTGTACAGTAAATTCGGCTTTGCCTATACGTCTCCGAGCTCGGTCGGGATGTATAAGAAATACCCGCTCTAA